The genomic DNA AATGAAACAAGAAGTGCATTCTCCAAGTCAAAagacacattcctggtcttactgtAAATGATTTATCAGTGCAAGTTATTCTTAAGAATTAATCatcgtaatctttcatcaaaatgtaattttcatcaCCCTGTCATATAGAAACACTTCACACCATCCAGTTAATGTCACATGGATTAAATATGTAGCAACACATCAAacaatgccatttcatgttgactttagaaATAAAGGCTGATCAGTGTTTTGGTTTCTATATTCTTTAAAGCAGCAGTAAACAGATGGTATATAATTTAATACGCATATTTTAGCATATAAACATATTTAGTTGATAATAATGCGcagtgtgtcaaactgtaacatacGAAGTAttcaaacatttaattaaacatatcaaacatattaaaggcGTCTGTTTCGTGTCATCTTCCTTATCTACAACATGTTTCTACAGCTTTGACAGACCATGAATCCAATATATACACGATTTCAACGCTATACAATGTTTTTTATGTGATTTAACATCTTCGTCAACAAACATTTAGTCACTGACAAGATTAACACATGAGTATGTGATCATCACAATAACTCTAATGTGAGTTTTTAAATGATGTGAGCGTAAATAATAAACTattgctgcatgtgtgtctcGTGCAGGTCTCATTCTGTTGTTCTATCTGGTCTTCTACACGTTTCTGGCTGGCATGTTCTGCCTCACCATGTATGTGATGCTGCTGACACTAGACGACTATAAGCCCACCTGGCAGGACCGCCTGGCATcaccaggtacacacacacactctaacacattttatacaCAGCTTCATGACTGGTCACCATCACAGAAAcaatccctgtgtgtgtgtgtgtgtgtgtgtgtgtgattgtaggCGTGATGATTCGGCCGAAAGGAGATTCTCTAGAAATCATTTATAATGTGGAGAAAACAGAAAGCTGGGACAAGTATGTTCAGGCCTTGGACAACTTCCTCGCACgtaagttacattcaaaaagcattttgattactaaagagactactttgcattttattctcatttcatttaaaatgtagtctGTTCTGTTAGTAAAGATTcattcatataaatgatgtgagCCGCGTTTCTAAACacaggtgaaacactttcttttgatGTGTTACACTCATATGAGCGGACAGAGGGCGCTCTCgcactgttatgagtgaaaaggtggatatgacatcaTTGATGACCTTCCCTTTGGGTGCTTAGAAGAGGAACAACAccatgtttctacagcttaacagaaaactgttagaaacgctttgacagatgaaccatgaatccaataaatacacaattCCAACTCTATATggtttgtcaatgttttttatgtgtttaggTATTTCCAGgaataaatattgtatatatgaGAAATGCTAGCCATTGTAGCCTTTAGCATcctatagaaagctacaaataatatagttTCTGCATCATTCAATGAACCGATTCCATATATACGATCAGAAAAAATTGTGGTTGTGTACActttgtggggttttgaagtaaaTTTGAAGAAGCAGAAATAGTTaagcttgtgtaaattgtcatgtgagcATTTAgcattatgctaagctaaaatgctatttgcagcccttaaacattacattgacAGACTACGTTACAAAttccattttacagcatgttttctgtaatctgtagtggaatacatttcaaaagtaatacaaggtgggacctgggtagctcagcgagtattgacgctgactatcacacctggagtcgtgaatccagggcgtgctgagtgactccagccaggtctccttagcaaccaaatcggcctggttgctagggagggtagagtcacatggggtaacctcctcgaggttgtgattagtggttctcgctctcaatggggcgtgtggtaagttgtgcgtggatcgtggagagtagcatgagcctccacatgctgtgagtctccacggtgtcatgcacaacgagtcacatgataagatgcgcggattgatggtctcagaagcggaggcaactgagattcatcctccaccacccagcaTACGAGGTATCATCTGAAAGCTTAGACTCTGAACTTTACACTTAACCACTAATCAGTTCTGCATTTATTTTActtcaaataacaaaattagtCCTCCAAATATTCgcattgaaaattagcgccctctAGAGGAAATGAGGTAGAAATacttttatatgaaaataaaaaagtccTTCTCATagcacaagtcatatatcaaatgaaagctctcattctcaggaatgtgactgtacaattaattttgttgccctaataccacagttcgaaagattttcaaaagaatcacagagtgaaatatgatttctgtaagtcatcaaatacaaaatgTCTCATTTATGATATCTGCTTTTAcattaggaagttctctaaaaaatgagccattgtttacttgtctgtgagcttgcttttgtgaataatccaatgttatatcttagatgtccaaaacaaaatatgcagtcctgaAATGTATCAGAAAtgtatgttatcgactattgatgataaaatgtttataACATCGCAAAGAGAAGGagctcagctttctaatgacacctatattattttattttttttggggggggggatttttcccctttttctcccaatttggaatgcccaattcccaatgcgctctaagtcctcgtggtcgcatagtgatttgcctcagtccgggtggcggaggatgaatcccagttacctccgcctctgagacagtcaacccgcgcatcttatcacatggcttgttgagcgcattgccacggagacagtgcatgtggaggcttcacgccatccactgcagcaaccacgctcaactcaccacgcgccccactgagaataaaccacattatagcgaccacgaggaggttaccccatgtgactctaccctccctagcaaccgggccaatttggttgcttaggagacctggctggagtcactcagcacgccctgggattcgaactagcgaactagcgagctccaggggtggtacccaggcccccctaatgacacctagattgatcttctagtccactcagaggccgagatattcaatgaaataatgagggtggtgcttgaactctaaattagactgaatgtctatggatgaggaTAAAATGAGttattccacagtatgtgtgaatgttaggcttttaaatttgagtgtgaaaatgtgcaggcggcagcccaaatgcaccagagtttaaggggttaatgtTTTAGCCGATGATTTTGATTAGAAATGTAAACAATCTGTTGTTTTAAGATATTTATCATATGTTTCTAGACAAATATAATGCTTGAAATAGAACGTGATGCTTTCTAGATGATGCGCTGTTCCACAGTACTGGAGAGCATCTGACGTTGTGTTTCTGTGTCTTTCTGAAGCGTACAACGAATCTCAGCAGGTGATGAATAATGACGCGTGCACTCCAGATCAGTATTTTTATCAGGAAGACAGTGGTGAAGTGCGCAACAACCCCAAACGCTCCTGCCAGTTCAACCGCACCATACTTGGGAACTGTTCTGGACTCACTGACCGCACGTACGGTTACCAGAGCGGCAAACCCTGCGTGCTCATCAAACTCAACCGGGTAACTGGCCAATCACAGCACAGATCACTGATAATGGCTGCATCCCAATTCACACACTATTTACTATTTAACCAATTCATAGTATGTTGAAAACAGTATGTCAAAGGCTTGGATGGTGTACTTTTTGTAGATTATTTGCTCTTTGGGCTAATTTAGCCACAACCACTTGCAATCGACTTCATTTAAAAATGGAACAAAATATGCAGAGAAATGTGTGTTCGAAGCTACCACAGCAGTTTAGAAGTGTATTAACCTAAAAGTGAAGTAATAATGAATTTTAAGCTAATAAATTTAGCATGCAAAACTTAATTAGGAATTaagtaataatacattttaatcaaaattatttagtgtataaaacataataatgaaTTTagcatataaatgtaattttattgcattttcattaattttaagcatgtaaaatgtatgtaaattcattttaagctaatgcattcaaaaatatcttcatgatttacacatttaaatttcataacaactGTCCATCAAATtgatttaagtaatctttaataaaataacagttaaaaaaactaaaatattgtaagttttattcattttgttagaGAATTTTAAGCTAATGAatttagaatttaaaatgtaataatgagttttaagcaaattaatttagCATATAAAACTTAATTATGAATTTagcatataaaatgtaataatgagttttaagcatgtaaaaaaaattaattttaagctAATGGACTCTTGAATTTTGAGGCTATGGATTTAGCATAAAACacatattataataatgatttttaaGCTAATGAAATtagagtttaaaatgtaattatgaattttaagctaattaatttgcataaaacgTAACAATGAATTTAttgtataaaacataataatgaaTATAGTGTATAAAATATAGTAATAAATGTAGTGCATAAAACGTAAAAATTAATTTAgagtataaaatataataatgcgtgtaaaagtgtgtaaaattaaaattaattttaagctaatgcacttaattttttttaaagatatacacatttaaatttccattaaattgaattgagtaatttttaataaaatacaatttaaaaaactttttagatttttttacgttttatttattttgttaaagaattTTGAgctaatgatttaattatttttaaactgaattaagtgtataaaacataataatgaaTTTTAAGCTAATGAATTTAgcatttaaaacattataaataatctttagcatataaaatgtaataatgcatTTATGTTTACGCAGACAGAGAAAGGGGTCGGCAGCATCGATACGCAATTTATTATGTGTCAGTATGACCTGATAATTGCATATCATTAGTAAGTACATTGTGTTTATTATGAAACTGATGAAGCCAATATCGCAACACACATAACTGAGCAGAATATCACATCAGCTATCAAATTAACCAATCAAACGACAGATCAGCTACCCTGAGTTAAAAGCTTTTCCTTTTAAAgggaatattctgtcatcatttactcaccttcatgtcattccatagcaatttactttcttctgtgaaacactaaaggagatgttaggcagaatgttcacgctgctctgtccctggttcacttttattgtatgtaagtgaatggtgactagggaCAGATCTAAGATGGCACACAGAAAATGAGCATTTGACTCTTCTGCAGGTGATCGGTATGCTGCCTAATAATTACGGACAATCTCCAAATGTCACCTGTGGAGCAAAGGTAAGAGGAACATCCACCAAAACATAAAATAAGCTCACCCTAATGAACTTATTTAAGCTAATAATCACTAACAGTCATTCAAGCATGA from Myxocyprinus asiaticus isolate MX2 ecotype Aquarium Trade chromosome 29, UBuf_Myxa_2, whole genome shotgun sequence includes the following:
- the atp1b2a gene encoding sodium/potassium-transporting ATPase subunit beta-2a, which gives rise to MAKEDEKKESGEWKDFFWNPRTHELLGRTASSWGLILLFYLVFYTFLAGMFCLTMYVMLLTLDDYKPTWQDRLASPGVMIRPKGDSLEIIYNVEKTESWDKYVQALDNFLAPYNESQQVMNNDACTPDQYFYQEDSGEVRNNPKRSCQFNRTILGNCSGLTDRTYGYQSGKPCVLIKLNRVIGMLPNNYGQSPNVTCGAKKEDTDSLGEIEYFPPDGAFNLMYFPYYGNKAQVNYSQPLVAVKFLNITLNTDVNVECKINSNTTQFSERDKFAGRVSFKIRINKN